Proteins from a single region of Gossypium arboreum isolate Shixiya-1 chromosome 1, ASM2569848v2, whole genome shotgun sequence:
- the LOC108482737 gene encoding expansin-A12 yields the protein MGPFIIPFVKVWQLFFIVATIFGGVNAQVNGWFNAHATFYGADQSPFSLGGACGYDNTLHAGFGANTAALSGALFRDGEACGACYQLRCDYRADPKWCLRRASVTITATNFCPSNNNGGWCNPPHHHFDLSLPAFLRIARHGDEGIVPVLYRRVPCKRRGGVRFTLKGQSSFNMVMITNVGGSGNVKAAWIRGSRTRTWLPLNRNWGANWQSSIDLRNQRMSFKLTLVDGKTLEFLNVVPSTWKFGQTFASTRQFF from the exons ATGGGGCCTTTCATCATTCCTTTTGTTAAGGTTTGGCAATTGTTTTTCATTGTTGCCACCATTTTTGGAGGAGTCAATGCTCAAGTTAATGGTTGGTTTAATGCCCATGCAACGTTCTATGGGGCTGACCAAAGTCCCTTTTCTCTTG GGGGAGCCTGTGGATATGATAACACTTTGCATGCTGGATTCGGAGCAAACACAGCAGCACTGAGTGGTGCACTTTTCAGAGATGGCGAGGCTTGTGGTGCTTGCTACCAACTCAGGTGCGATTACCGGGCCGACCCGAAGTGGTGCCTCCGTCGTGCTAGTGTCACCATAACGGCCACCAACTTTTGTCCTTCCAACAACAACGGAGGATGGTGCAATCCCCCTCATCACCATTTCGACCTGTCATTGCCTGCCTTCCTTCGCATCGCCCGCCACGGGGATGAAGGCATTGTTCCGGTCCTTTATCGGAG GGTGCCATGCAAGAGGAGAGGCGGAGTCCGGTTCACCTTGAAAGGGCAATCGAGTTTCAACATGGTGATGATCACGAACGTCGGTGGCAGCGGCAACGTGAAGGCGGCATGGATAAGGGGGTCGAGAACCAGAACATGGCTACCTCTGAATAGGAATTGGGGTGCAAATTGGCAAAGCAGCATTGATCTAAGAAACCAAAGAATGTCTTTTAAGCTCACTTTGGTGGATGGCAAAACATTGGAATTTCTCAATGTTGTCCCTTCGACGTGGAAGTTTGGCCAAACCTTTGCTTCAACACGACAGTTCTTTTAA